The following are encoded together in the Streptomyces rapamycinicus NRRL 5491 genome:
- a CDS encoding glycosyltransferase, with the protein MSEPLTILFAPESAYGPTNNCVGIGDVLRRRGHRVVFAAEASWKGRLAPLGFEEDLVDLAPPPEGPQQAGQFWKDFVRETAPEFQKPTIEQLGTWVRPVWEELTAGARYCEPRLRSIVDRVRPDVIVEDNVVCFPALTTADVPFVRIVSCNPLEVKGEHVPPPFSGYPAGDRAGWAEFRAEYDRTHRELWAEFNAWVVDQGARPLPDLEFIHDGDLNLYVYPETADYAEARPLGPAWHRLDSSVRETDEEFTLPPEAADRPEGSALIYFSLGSLGSADTGLMRRIIASLARTPHRYIVSKGPLHDEIELPPAMWGAEFLPQTRILPLVDLVITHGGNNTTTESLHFGKPMIVLPLFWDQYDNAQRVAELGYGVRLDPYRFTDAQLHGALAELLGDTRLRHRLAEASTTIRARDGLRTAADLIERHGHERYGT; encoded by the coding sequence TTGAGCGAACCCCTGACCATCCTCTTCGCGCCGGAGAGCGCGTACGGCCCGACCAACAACTGCGTCGGCATAGGCGATGTACTGCGCCGGCGGGGCCACCGCGTGGTGTTCGCGGCGGAGGCGTCCTGGAAGGGCAGGCTCGCCCCGCTCGGCTTCGAGGAGGACCTGGTCGACCTGGCCCCGCCGCCCGAAGGACCCCAGCAGGCGGGCCAGTTCTGGAAGGACTTCGTACGGGAGACCGCCCCCGAGTTCCAGAAGCCCACGATCGAACAGCTGGGCACGTGGGTCAGGCCGGTCTGGGAGGAACTGACCGCCGGCGCCCGGTACTGCGAACCCCGGCTCAGGAGCATCGTCGACCGGGTCCGGCCGGACGTGATCGTTGAGGACAACGTCGTCTGCTTCCCCGCGCTGACCACGGCGGACGTGCCCTTCGTGCGGATCGTCTCCTGCAACCCGCTGGAGGTGAAGGGCGAGCACGTTCCCCCGCCCTTCTCCGGGTACCCGGCCGGTGACCGCGCGGGCTGGGCCGAGTTCCGTGCCGAGTACGACCGCACGCACCGCGAGCTCTGGGCCGAGTTCAACGCCTGGGTCGTGGACCAGGGCGCGAGGCCGCTGCCCGACCTGGAGTTCATCCACGACGGCGACCTGAACCTGTACGTCTACCCGGAGACCGCCGACTACGCCGAGGCCCGCCCGCTGGGACCCGCCTGGCACCGGCTGGACTCCTCGGTCCGCGAGACCGACGAGGAGTTCACCCTGCCGCCGGAGGCGGCCGACCGGCCCGAGGGCAGCGCGCTGATCTACTTCAGCCTCGGCTCCCTCGGCTCCGCCGACACCGGCCTCATGCGCCGGATCATCGCCTCCCTGGCGCGCACCCCGCACCGCTACATCGTCTCCAAGGGGCCGCTGCACGACGAGATCGAACTGCCTCCCGCCATGTGGGGCGCGGAGTTCCTCCCGCAGACGCGGATCCTCCCGCTGGTCGACCTCGTCATCACCCATGGCGGCAACAACACGACCACCGAGAGCCTCCACTTCGGCAAGCCCATGATCGTGCTCCCGCTCTTCTGGGACCAGTACGACAACGCACAGCGGGTCGCCGAACTCGGCTACGGCGTCCGCCTCGACCCGTACCGCTTCACCGACGCCCAACTGCACGGCGCCCTCGCGGAGTTGCTCGGCGACACCCGTCTGCGGCACCGGTTGGCGGAAGCCTCCACCACCATCCGGGCCCGCGACGGGCTGCGCACCGCCGCCGACCTCATCGAGCGGCACGGCCACGAAAGGTACGGAACATGA
- a CDS encoding ABC transporter ATP-binding protein yields MIRIHAVTRRFGEVTALDGVSLEIAEGEFFALLGPSDCGKTTLLRVLAGFEAPDSGTVTLDGRGLLAVPAHRRPVNLMFQSYALFPHMSVEKNIAYGPAREGLARAEIGERVAAVLATVGLTTRARRRPHQLSGGQRQRVALARAIVKRPRVLLLDEPLSALDKQVRAEMQLELKRLQHEVGITFLVVTHDQEEAMSLADRIAVLDAGRVQQVDTPVELYRHPRGRFVAGLVGANNVFSGRLLPSGGLDVPGVGVLPAPAGKAAGLVGVRPESIRLAAQGADAYLRGTVLDISYFGGSSRIAITVPGLDRPVLLTVPGPATVVSGARVALSWDPESAVLIETTGDTP; encoded by the coding sequence GTGATCCGTATCCATGCCGTCACCCGGCGGTTCGGCGAGGTCACCGCCCTGGACGGGGTGAGCCTGGAGATCGCGGAGGGCGAGTTCTTCGCCCTGCTCGGCCCGAGCGACTGCGGGAAGACGACCCTGCTGCGCGTCCTCGCCGGATTCGAGGCCCCGGACAGCGGCACGGTCACCCTGGACGGCCGGGGCCTGCTGGCCGTGCCCGCGCACCGGCGGCCGGTCAACCTCATGTTCCAGTCGTACGCGCTGTTCCCGCACATGAGCGTGGAGAAGAACATCGCGTACGGGCCGGCGCGGGAAGGGCTCGCCCGGGCGGAGATCGGCGAACGGGTCGCGGCCGTACTCGCCACCGTCGGGCTGACCACGCGGGCCCGCAGACGGCCGCACCAGCTGTCCGGCGGGCAGCGGCAGCGGGTCGCCCTCGCCCGTGCCATCGTCAAACGCCCCCGTGTGCTGCTGCTCGACGAGCCGCTGTCGGCGCTCGACAAACAGGTCCGCGCCGAGATGCAGCTGGAGCTCAAGCGCCTCCAGCACGAGGTGGGCATCACCTTCCTCGTCGTCACCCACGACCAGGAGGAGGCCATGTCGCTCGCCGACCGGATCGCCGTCCTGGACGCCGGGCGCGTCCAGCAGGTCGACACCCCCGTCGAGCTCTACCGGCACCCTCGGGGCCGGTTCGTCGCGGGCCTCGTCGGCGCCAACAATGTCTTCTCCGGACGGCTGCTGCCCTCCGGCGGACTCGACGTACCCGGCGTCGGCGTCCTGCCCGCCCCGGCCGGGAAGGCGGCGGGGCTGGTCGGCGTACGTCCGGAGAGCATCCGGCTCGCCGCCCAGGGCGCGGACGCCTATCTGCGCGGCACGGTGCTGGACATCAGTTACTTCGGCGGCTCCTCCAGGATCGCCATCACGGTCCCCGGTCTGGACCGGCCGGTCCTGCTGACCGTTCCGGGCCCGGCCACCGTGGTCTCCGGGGCCCGCGTCGCGCTGTCGTGGGACCCGGAGAGCGCGGTACTGATCGAGACGACGGGAGACACTCCTTGA
- a CDS encoding ABC transporter permease, whose product MAAGATALSTVLGTLLAVGLARHASRSRLLPALSVLPAVLPDIVLAIGLLAFYSLVSATLGLHSVLLAHTVFGLAFVTAVVRTRIAHVDPSLEEASRDLGAGEVTTFLRITLPTLAPGIVAGALTFTLSLDEFVIAFFTAGPKDPTLPIVIYSMIRFGVTPEINALATLLLAVSFTVVIAAQRVSRLTEAL is encoded by the coding sequence GTGGCCGCGGGCGCGACCGCCCTGTCCACCGTCCTCGGCACCCTGCTCGCCGTGGGCCTCGCCCGCCACGCGAGCCGGTCGCGGCTGCTGCCCGCCCTGTCGGTGCTGCCCGCCGTCCTGCCCGACATCGTGCTCGCGATCGGACTGCTCGCCTTCTACTCGCTCGTCTCGGCCACCCTCGGCCTGCACTCGGTTCTGCTCGCCCACACCGTCTTCGGCCTCGCCTTCGTCACGGCCGTCGTGCGCACCCGGATCGCCCATGTCGACCCCTCCCTGGAGGAGGCCTCACGCGACCTCGGCGCGGGCGAGGTCACCACCTTCCTCCGCATCACCCTGCCGACCCTCGCCCCCGGCATCGTGGCGGGCGCGCTGACGTTCACGCTCTCGCTCGACGAGTTCGTCATCGCCTTCTTCACCGCGGGACCGAAGGACCCCACCCTGCCGATCGTCATCTACTCGATGATCAGGTTCGGCGTGACCCCGGAGATCAACGCGCTCGCCACCCTGCTGCTCGCGGTCAGCTTCACCGTGGTGATCGCCGCCCAGCGGGTCAGCCGGCTGACGGAGGCGCTGTGA
- a CDS encoding polyamine ABC transporter substrate-binding protein — translation MSGAPRFGHVSVAATAAVLAFLLPACGGDGQPGGNGPAASASLDPEADLRKQRLTVSNWDGYLPKDLPARFKSAVGTPMTVAKHSTNEEIVAKLTASADSGIDVAFVSGQYAQALAAQGLLEPIHHDLVPHLKNLDPLAARLAHDKGNVFSVPYTWGTTGLCYRKDLVGHAPDSWNDLLKPRAAVKGKATMLKTERWLFLPAQKALGYSVNTTDEQQLARVKKLLLAAKDGLLAYDDTTFGDRLRSGEAVLAEAWDGWCPTDDKGIGFLGDAATAYTRIVTEVTAG, via the coding sequence GTGTCAGGCGCACCGAGGTTCGGGCATGTGTCCGTGGCGGCGACGGCGGCCGTCCTCGCGTTCCTTCTCCCCGCATGCGGCGGCGACGGCCAACCGGGCGGAAACGGCCCCGCCGCCTCCGCGTCGCTCGACCCCGAGGCGGACTTACGCAAACAGCGGCTTACCGTCTCCAACTGGGACGGCTATCTGCCGAAGGACCTTCCCGCCCGGTTCAAGTCGGCCGTCGGCACGCCCATGACCGTCGCCAAGCACAGCACCAACGAGGAGATCGTCGCCAAACTGACCGCCTCCGCCGACAGCGGCATCGACGTGGCGTTCGTATCGGGCCAGTACGCGCAGGCGCTCGCGGCGCAGGGGCTGCTCGAACCCATCCACCACGATCTGGTGCCGCACCTGAAGAACCTGGACCCGCTCGCCGCCCGGCTCGCCCATGACAAGGGCAACGTCTTCTCCGTCCCGTACACCTGGGGCACCACCGGGCTCTGCTACCGCAAGGATCTCGTCGGCCACGCCCCCGACAGCTGGAACGACCTGCTGAAGCCGCGCGCCGCGGTCAAGGGCAAGGCCACCATGCTGAAGACCGAACGCTGGCTCTTCCTCCCCGCGCAGAAGGCGCTCGGCTACTCGGTGAACACCACCGACGAGCAACAGCTCGCCCGGGTCAAGAAGTTGCTGCTCGCCGCGAAGGACGGGCTCCTCGCCTACGACGACACCACGTTCGGCGACCGGCTCAGGTCCGGGGAGGCCGTGCTGGCGGAGGCCTGGGACGGCTGGTGCCCGACCGACGACAAGGGGATCGGCTTCCTCGGGGACGCCGCGACGGCGTACACCCGGATCGTCACGGAAGTCACCGCGGGCTGA
- a CDS encoding SpoIIE family protein phosphatase: MVLAGADLMARVQAVARQSGDPSPAREAAVGRHCAAVAEVPGLAERLVRYAVLADRQAGASWARIGAALGTSGEAARRRFGRVRDLPEEGRTPRDDTTPAVGSGTELLDALLCEAVRETGASAGLVYLLPPGGQVLRLAMTTGVPPKITVLWERLLLPAPGPVADAVRERRLVWLPSQAELARRYPRAALVWPYPVALAAASLTSGATAWGGLVLLWPEPRPSHLSAHERVVIRSTCDRAGALLRHAAADGHPISPGEPHVVAPPRARTATRAAVDFADRLTEGCCVLNAEGRISFISTTAADLVGGSVPDLLGAPLWEALPWLDDPVFEDRYRAAVLGRRPTSITALRPPDRWLSFQLCPDATGVSVRISPTDHTTPVDNPEPERASSVATPARVGTLYDLMHLAGALTKAVSVRDVVELTADLVLPAFGAQGFVLSVAEGDRLRVVGHRGYPAKVINRLDIPPFRDESAPTVRAVTTGIPLFFASPREMEQLAPDIPRLTKRAAWAFLPLLASGRPVGCCVVSYDQPHGFTPDERAVLTSLAGLIAQALDRARLYDAEHQLAHSLQSGLLPATLPTVPGLEVAARYLPTARGMDIGGDFYDLIRCDATTVAAAIGDVQGHNVNAAVLMGQVRTAVHATAGAPPGEVLARTNRLLTDLDPGLFTSCLYAHIDLAHHRAHLATAGHPPPLLRHPDGHTEILHLPPGLLLGIDPDADYPAAEIPLPPGAVLALYTDGLVESPDVDLDDATTHLADELAQAPDLPMTTLAETLIRHDPHTDPRSDDIALLLLHLRPDGG, from the coding sequence ATGGTGCTCGCGGGCGCGGACCTGATGGCCCGAGTTCAGGCGGTAGCACGGCAGTCGGGCGATCCGTCCCCGGCGCGGGAGGCCGCGGTGGGCCGGCACTGTGCCGCGGTGGCGGAGGTTCCCGGGCTGGCTGAGCGGTTGGTGCGGTACGCGGTGCTCGCCGATCGCCAGGCCGGAGCCAGCTGGGCCCGGATCGGCGCCGCGTTGGGGACCAGCGGCGAGGCGGCCAGGCGCCGCTTCGGGCGTGTGCGGGACCTCCCGGAAGAGGGGCGGACGCCACGGGACGACACCACGCCCGCCGTCGGCTCCGGTACGGAGCTGCTGGATGCGCTGCTGTGCGAGGCGGTTCGGGAAACAGGCGCGTCAGCGGGTCTGGTGTACCTGCTGCCGCCGGGCGGGCAGGTGCTGCGGCTGGCCATGACGACCGGGGTGCCGCCAAAGATCACCGTGCTCTGGGAACGGTTGCTGCTTCCGGCCCCGGGGCCCGTGGCGGACGCGGTCCGTGAGCGGCGCCTGGTGTGGCTCCCCAGCCAGGCCGAGCTCGCGCGCCGCTACCCGAGGGCGGCACTGGTCTGGCCCTATCCCGTAGCGCTGGCCGCCGCGTCGCTCACCTCCGGTGCCACCGCTTGGGGCGGACTGGTGCTGCTGTGGCCCGAACCGCGCCCCTCGCATCTGAGCGCGCATGAGCGCGTCGTGATCCGCTCCACCTGCGACCGTGCGGGCGCGCTCCTGCGGCATGCCGCCGCGGACGGGCACCCGATATCACCCGGGGAGCCGCATGTGGTGGCCCCACCGCGTGCCCGGACCGCCACGCGGGCCGCGGTGGACTTCGCCGACCGCCTTACGGAGGGCTGTTGTGTGCTGAACGCGGAGGGCCGGATCTCCTTCATCAGCACCACCGCCGCCGACCTGGTCGGCGGCAGCGTCCCGGATCTGCTGGGCGCACCGCTGTGGGAGGCACTGCCATGGCTGGACGACCCGGTCTTCGAAGACCGCTACCGGGCCGCGGTCCTCGGCCGCCGGCCCACGTCCATCACCGCCCTCCGCCCGCCGGACCGGTGGCTGTCCTTCCAGCTCTGTCCGGACGCCACCGGCGTCAGCGTGCGCATCTCCCCCACCGACCACACCACCCCCGTGGACAACCCGGAGCCGGAGCGCGCGTCGAGCGTCGCCACACCGGCACGGGTCGGCACGCTGTACGACCTGATGCACCTGGCCGGCGCGCTCACCAAGGCCGTCAGCGTGCGGGACGTAGTCGAGCTGACCGCCGACCTGGTCCTGCCGGCGTTCGGCGCCCAGGGCTTCGTCCTGTCCGTCGCCGAGGGCGACCGGTTGCGTGTCGTCGGCCACCGCGGCTACCCGGCCAAGGTCATCAACCGCCTCGACATCCCTCCCTTCCGGGACGAGTCAGCCCCCACCGTGCGCGCCGTGACCACGGGAATCCCCCTCTTTTTCGCCTCCCCCCGCGAGATGGAACAGCTCGCCCCCGACATCCCACGGCTGACGAAGAGGGCGGCCTGGGCCTTCCTGCCGCTGCTGGCCTCCGGCCGCCCGGTCGGCTGCTGCGTGGTCTCCTACGACCAGCCGCACGGCTTCACCCCCGACGAACGCGCCGTACTGACCTCTCTCGCCGGGCTGATCGCCCAGGCCCTCGACCGCGCCCGCCTCTACGACGCCGAACACCAGCTCGCCCACAGTCTGCAGAGCGGCCTGCTCCCCGCGACCCTCCCCACCGTGCCCGGCCTGGAGGTAGCAGCCCGCTATCTGCCCACGGCTCGCGGCATGGACATCGGCGGCGACTTCTACGACCTCATCCGCTGCGACGCCACCACCGTCGCCGCGGCCATCGGCGACGTCCAAGGCCACAACGTGAACGCCGCCGTCCTCATGGGACAGGTCCGCACCGCCGTCCACGCCACCGCCGGCGCACCTCCCGGCGAAGTCCTGGCCCGCACCAACCGCCTGCTCACCGACCTCGACCCCGGCCTGTTCACCAGTTGCCTCTACGCCCACATCGACCTGGCGCACCACCGTGCCCACCTGGCCACCGCCGGCCACCCGCCGCCACTGCTGCGCCACCCCGACGGCCACACCGAGATCCTCCACCTGCCGCCCGGCCTGCTGCTGGGCATCGACCCCGACGCCGACTACCCGGCCGCCGAGATCCCCCTGCCGCCCGGCGCCGTGCTGGCCCTCTACACCGACGGCCTCGTCGAAAGTCCCGACGTCGACCTCGACGACGCGACCACCCACCTCGCCGACGAGCTCGCACAAGCCCCGGACCTGCCCATGACCACCCTGGCCGAGACTCTCATCCGCCACGACCCGCACACCGACCCCCGCAGCGATGACATCGCCCTCCTCCTGCTCCACCTACGGCCGGACGGCGGATGA
- a CDS encoding sensor histidine kinase, giving the protein MNRRPGLSARLRLTISYAGFLLLAGALLLAVVWVFVLRWLPDDDPRSIKKTFGGAIVILGPNRSDLLRGFAPAAATALAFLLVFGLLGGWILAGRMLAPLTRIAHAARMAANGSLSHRIRMKGRQDEFRELADGFDTMLERLESHVAEQRRFAANASHELRTPLAISRTLLDAARSDPTRDQGELIERLHTVNTRAINLTEALLLLSHADRGSFTREPVDLSLMAEEAAETLLPLAEKRRITLDVTGGTTQTVGSAALLLRMVTNLVQNAIVHNLPAGGTVTVHTEAGHDASVLRVENTGPPLPSELVPTLTEPFQRVTERMRTDEHAGVGLGLAIVHSIVRAHDGSLDLTPRPTGGLLVTIRLPGTPQAKGMSSAVRP; this is encoded by the coding sequence ATGAATAGACGCCCAGGGCTCAGCGCCCGACTGAGACTCACCATCAGCTACGCCGGATTCCTCCTCCTCGCCGGCGCTCTCCTGCTGGCCGTGGTCTGGGTATTCGTGCTGCGCTGGCTGCCGGACGACGACCCCAGGTCCATCAAGAAGACGTTCGGCGGCGCGATCGTCATCCTCGGGCCCAACCGCTCCGACCTCCTGCGCGGCTTCGCCCCCGCCGCGGCCACGGCACTGGCCTTCCTCCTCGTGTTCGGCCTCCTGGGCGGATGGATCCTCGCCGGCCGGATGCTCGCACCACTCACACGGATCGCGCACGCGGCACGGATGGCCGCGAACGGGTCGCTGTCCCACCGGATCCGCATGAAGGGCCGCCAGGACGAATTCCGCGAACTCGCCGACGGGTTCGACACCATGCTCGAACGGCTCGAGTCCCACGTCGCCGAGCAGCGGAGGTTCGCCGCGAACGCCTCCCACGAACTGCGCACCCCGCTGGCGATCTCCCGGACACTCCTCGACGCCGCCCGCAGCGACCCCACGCGGGACCAGGGCGAACTCATCGAACGCCTCCACACGGTCAACACCCGGGCGATCAACCTCACCGAGGCCCTCCTGCTGCTCAGCCACGCCGACCGCGGGAGCTTCACCCGCGAGCCCGTCGACCTCTCCCTCATGGCCGAAGAAGCCGCCGAAACGCTGCTTCCCCTCGCCGAAAAGCGCCGGATCACGCTCGACGTCACCGGCGGGACAACCCAGACCGTCGGCTCCGCGGCGCTCCTCCTGCGGATGGTGACGAACCTCGTCCAGAACGCCATCGTCCACAACCTCCCCGCGGGCGGCACCGTAACCGTCCACACCGAAGCGGGGCACGACGCGAGCGTGCTGCGGGTCGAGAACACGGGCCCTCCGCTCCCATCGGAACTGGTACCGACCCTCACCGAACCGTTCCAGCGGGTAACAGAACGCATGCGCACCGACGAGCACGCCGGCGTCGGCCTCGGGCTGGCCATCGTGCACAGCATCGTCCGGGCACACGACGGTAGCCTCGACCTCACACCCCGCCCCACCGGCGGCCTCCTGGTCACGATCCGACTTCCCGGCACACCGCAGGCGAAGGGTATGTCATCCGCCGTCCGGCCGTAG
- a CDS encoding response regulator transcription factor: MRVLLVEDEPYLAGAVRDGLRLEAIAADIAGDGDSALELLSIHSYDLAVLDRDIPGPSGDEIARRIVASGSGIPILMLTAADRIDDKASGFELGADDYLTKPFELRELVLRLRALDRRRAHVRPPVREIAGLRLDPFRREVFRDGRYVALTRKQFAVLEVLVAAEGGVVSSEELLERAWDHNADPFTNAVRITVSALRKRLGEPWLIATVPGVGYRIDTGMDTSHPGSTHE, from the coding sequence ATGCGAGTGCTGCTCGTGGAGGACGAGCCCTACCTGGCCGGAGCCGTCCGCGACGGTCTGCGGCTGGAGGCGATCGCCGCCGACATCGCCGGCGACGGCGACTCCGCCCTGGAACTGCTCAGTATCCACTCCTACGACCTCGCGGTCCTCGACCGCGACATCCCCGGCCCCTCCGGCGACGAGATCGCCCGGCGCATCGTCGCCTCCGGCAGCGGCATCCCGATCCTCATGCTCACCGCCGCCGACCGGATCGACGACAAGGCTTCCGGGTTCGAGCTCGGCGCCGACGACTACCTCACCAAACCGTTCGAGCTGCGGGAGCTCGTCCTGCGGCTGCGGGCGCTCGACCGCAGACGCGCGCACGTCCGGCCCCCGGTCCGCGAGATCGCGGGCCTGCGCCTCGATCCCTTCCGCCGGGAGGTCTTCCGCGACGGACGCTACGTGGCGCTCACCCGCAAACAGTTCGCCGTGCTCGAAGTCCTCGTCGCCGCCGAAGGCGGTGTCGTCAGCTCCGAAGAGCTACTGGAGCGGGCCTGGGACCACAACGCCGACCCCTTCACCAACGCCGTCCGCATCACCGTCTCCGCCCTGCGCAAACGACTCGGCGAACCATGGCTCATCGCCACGGTGCCCGGCGTCGGCTACCGCATCGACACCGGCATGGACACCTCCCACCCCGGCTCCACTCATGAATAG
- a CDS encoding VanZ family protein, with translation MNQNASLSAPSRRARGIVLLGLAVLGMAGAVFVMRRPLMMSAPRCMAGRWHGCLDTFNGVVLMTLVALPLAALVAWALARRRRRAAGVASAWRMSLAEVGMVHGTVPFLWLTLMPGAGAGAGAGAVPPRVSLVPLRDLVTMGPLGIVGNLLVFAALGFFAPVRFVALASAPRILALGAGCSVLVETAQYVLRLDRVSSVDDVLVNAAGAVLAALASRRWWRTTAEAPSGRSRHAPAPAG, from the coding sequence ATGAACCAGAACGCATCCCTGTCCGCACCGTCCCGCCGCGCGCGCGGAATCGTGCTCCTCGGCCTGGCGGTACTGGGCATGGCGGGCGCCGTGTTCGTCATGCGGCGGCCGCTCATGATGTCCGCTCCGAGGTGCATGGCCGGGCGGTGGCACGGCTGCTTGGACACTTTCAACGGTGTGGTGCTCATGACGTTGGTCGCGCTGCCGTTGGCCGCGCTGGTGGCGTGGGCGCTGGCGCGCCGTCGCCGCCGTGCCGCCGGCGTCGCATCGGCGTGGCGGATGTCGCTGGCCGAGGTGGGCATGGTGCACGGGACGGTGCCGTTCCTGTGGCTGACCCTGATGCCGGGTGCCGGTGCCGGTGCCGGTGCCGGCGCCGTCCCGCCACGGGTGAGCCTGGTGCCGCTGCGGGACCTGGTCACGATGGGGCCGCTCGGGATCGTAGGCAACCTGCTGGTCTTCGCGGCGCTGGGGTTCTTCGCCCCGGTGCGGTTCGTGGCGCTGGCGTCCGCGCCGCGGATCCTGGCGCTCGGGGCGGGCTGCTCGGTCCTGGTCGAGACCGCACAGTACGTCCTGCGGCTGGACCGGGTGTCCTCCGTGGACGACGTACTGGTCAACGCCGCCGGCGCCGTACTGGCCGCGCTGGCGTCGCGCCGCTGGTGGCGCACTACGGCGGAAGCGCCGTCCGGCCGGTCTCGCCACGCGCCGGCACCGGCGGGCTGA
- a CDS encoding EF-hand domain-containing protein: MRTEATKRVAHVFSLFDANGNGVLEADDFDLMANNVIDAAPDADKPAKDAMRAAFRQYWTTLATELDANDDGKISYEEYVACVLSPERFDPTIGVFAEALAALGDPDGDGLIERPAFVALMRAIGFKRANIDALFDAFGPSDLDRIQVAGWVAGIKDYYAPDKAGIPGDLLVPGAAV, from the coding sequence ATGCGCACGGAGGCCACCAAGCGGGTCGCACACGTCTTCTCCCTCTTCGACGCCAATGGCAACGGCGTCCTCGAAGCAGATGACTTCGACCTCATGGCGAACAACGTCATCGACGCCGCGCCCGACGCGGACAAGCCGGCGAAGGACGCGATGCGCGCCGCGTTCCGCCAGTACTGGACGACCCTGGCCACGGAACTGGACGCCAACGACGACGGCAAGATCAGTTACGAGGAGTACGTAGCCTGCGTGCTCTCGCCCGAGCGCTTCGACCCGACGATCGGTGTGTTCGCCGAGGCGCTCGCCGCGCTCGGCGACCCGGACGGCGACGGGCTCATCGAGCGCCCCGCGTTCGTCGCGTTGATGAGGGCGATCGGCTTCAAGCGCGCGAACATCGACGCGCTCTTCGACGCCTTCGGCCCCTCGGACCTGGACCGGATCCAGGTGGCCGGCTGGGTCGCCGGGATCAAGGACTACTACGCCCCGGACAAGGCGGGCATCCCGGGCGACCTCCTGGTCCCGGGCGCGGCGGTCTGA
- a CDS encoding LacI family DNA-binding transcriptional regulator, with product MVEGARWAVRGRLSEAGADSAARGSATLRDVAALAGVSVSTVSNVARGRGNVREETRRRVQDAIDELGYRPNLAARRLRSGRSHVLGLALPSVTVPYFREFADSVLREAQGHGMSVRITQTHGDVRRERGVCDDPYLRHVDGILLVPVALGQADMRALTVTKPLVVATASFTAGRVDSFDTDRFEAARTVVAHLAAGGRRRIAALAPGEAQPAESDERYLGYVAGLRDAGLPVSRRRVVSTETVTFAAGADAVRTLVGRAPDTDAVFALGDALALGALRGLRDAGRTVPGDVAVVGFGDVAQAAYCAPTLTTVDPGREEMAHRAVSLLAERAQARTTGAVLPEPGHHTVGFRLVERESSAVASE from the coding sequence GTGGTGGAAGGGGCTCGGTGGGCTGTGCGCGGACGGCTGTCTGAGGCGGGTGCGGACTCCGCGGCGCGCGGTTCCGCGACCTTGCGCGACGTGGCCGCCCTCGCCGGTGTCTCGGTGAGCACGGTGTCGAACGTGGCCCGCGGCCGCGGGAACGTCCGGGAGGAGACCCGGCGGCGGGTGCAGGACGCGATCGACGAGCTCGGGTACCGCCCCAACCTGGCCGCGCGGCGGCTGCGTTCGGGCCGCTCCCATGTGCTGGGGCTGGCCCTGCCGAGTGTCACGGTCCCCTACTTCCGCGAATTCGCCGACTCCGTGTTGCGCGAGGCCCAGGGGCATGGAATGTCCGTGCGCATCACGCAGACACACGGCGATGTGCGGCGCGAGCGCGGTGTCTGTGACGACCCGTACCTGCGGCATGTGGACGGAATCCTGCTCGTTCCTGTCGCGCTCGGCCAGGCGGACATGCGGGCGCTGACGGTGACGAAGCCGCTGGTCGTGGCCACGGCGTCGTTCACCGCCGGCCGCGTCGACTCCTTCGACACGGACCGGTTCGAGGCGGCGCGCACGGTCGTGGCCCATCTCGCCGCGGGCGGGCGGCGCCGCATCGCCGCCCTGGCCCCCGGCGAGGCGCAGCCGGCGGAGAGCGACGAGCGCTATCTCGGGTACGTCGCGGGTCTGCGCGACGCCGGGCTGCCGGTGAGCCGCCGACGGGTGGTGAGCACGGAGACCGTCACCTTCGCGGCGGGCGCCGACGCGGTGCGGACGCTCGTCGGGCGGGCGCCCGATACGGACGCCGTGTTCGCACTCGGCGACGCGCTCGCCCTGGGCGCGCTCCGCGGCCTGCGGGACGCGGGGCGCACCGTGCCGGGGGACGTCGCCGTGGTCGGGTTCGGCGATGTCGCGCAGGCCGCGTACTGCGCTCCCACCCTCACCACCGTCGACCCGGGGCGGGAGGAGATGGCGCACCGTGCCGTCTCGCTCCTGGCCGAACGCGCACAGGCGCGGACCACCGGCGCGGTGCTCCCCGAACCGGGACACCATACGGTCGGGTTCCGCCTTGTCGAACGGGAGTCGAGCGCCGTTGCCAGTGAATGA